One stretch of Prunus persica cultivar Lovell chromosome G1, Prunus_persica_NCBIv2, whole genome shotgun sequence DNA includes these proteins:
- the LOC18793682 gene encoding tyrosine--tRNA ligase, chloroplastic/mitochondrial: MRMAAAATSRAFLFSHHYHSLPFFFPSFLTASRLPTLHRNNLRNPILLSTVKCLRSSSGRQNVVEILEERGLLESLTSEHLRQACSDPSLPPLKVYCGFDPTAESLHLGNLLGIIVLSWFQRCGHHPVALIGGATARIGDPSGKSFERPELDLDTLSLNTSGVSNNITRILGGISILNNYEWWKEVRLLEFLKDVGRYARVGSMIAKESVKKRLESEQGMSYTEFTYQLLQGYDFLYLFQNEGINVQIGGSDQWGNITAGTELIRKILRADAAAYGLTFPLLLKSDGTKFGKSEDGAVWLSPSMLSPYKFYQYLFSVPDADVVRFLKILTFMDMDEIKQLENEMKGPGYLPNTVQRRLAEEVTRFVHGQDGLDEALKATEALRPGADTKLDWKTIQAISEDVPSCSFPYNQVLDLSLVDLSVSSGLLDSKSAARRLLKQGGLYLNNSRVDNENKRVEPQDIVDGKLLLLSAGKKNKVLVQILNDT, translated from the coding sequence ATGAGAATGGCTGCTGCGGCCACTTCAAGGGCTTTTCTCTTCTCCCATCACTACCATAGCCTCCcattcttctttccttctttccttaCTGCATCTAGGTTACCCACCCTTCACCGTAATAACTTGAGGAACCCAATCCTTCTCTCTACCGTCAAGTGTTTGCGGTCCTCATCTGGGCGTCAAAATGTGGTTGAAATTCTTGAAGAGAGGGGGTTGCTTGAATCTCTAACCAGTGAACATCTAAGGCAAGCCTGCTCAGACCCCAGTCTCCCTCCTCTCAAAGTCTATTGTGGGTTCGACCCAACTGCTGAATCCTTGCACTTAGGTAACCTTCTTGGAATTATTGTTCTCTCATGGTTCCAAAGATGTGGCCATCACCCCGTCGCTTTGATTGGTGGTGCCACAGCCCGTATCGGAGACCCTTCCGGAAAGAGCTTCGAGAGGCCTGAGCTTGACCTGGACACTCTGTCTCTAAACACTTCAGGAGTTTCTAATAACATTACAAGAATTTTGGGTGGGATTTCCATCTTGAACAATTATGAGTGGTGGAAAGAGGTTCGGTTGTTAGAATTTCTGAAAGATGTGGGTCGATATGCGAGAGTGGGAAGCATGATCGCGAAGGAGAGTGTGAAAAAGAGGTTGGAATCAGAACAAGGAATGAGCTACACTGAGTTCACGTATCAGTTGTTGCAGGGCTATGATTTTCTCTACCTTTTCCAGAACGAAGGCATTAATGTTCAGATTGGGGGTAGCGATCAATGGGGAAATATAACAGCAGGGACTGAACTCATACGCAAGATTCTTCGTGCTGATGCTGCCGCTTATGGCTTGACATTCCCTCTTCTGTTGAAGAGTGATGGAACCAAATTTGGCAAGTCCGAAGATGGTGCCGTTTGGCTTTCTCCATCCATGTTGTCTCCTTACAAATTCTATCAGTATTTGTTCTCTGTTCCAGATGCTGATGTGGTCAGGTTCCTCAAGATTCTCACTTTCATGGACATGGATGAGATCAAACAGTTGGAGAATGAGATGAAGGGGCCTGGATACTTGCCCAACACGGTTCAGCGCAGGCTTGCTGAGGAGGTCACCCGTTTTGTACATGGTCAAGATGGTCTTGATGAGGCCCTCAAAGCAACTGAGGCGTTAAGGCCTGGTGCGGACACTAAATTGGACTGGAAAACCATTCAAGCTATTTCTGAGGATGTGCCATCCTGTTCTTTCCCTTATAATCAGGTCCTGGATCTCTCCCTTGTTGATCTTTCAGTGTCGTCTGGTTTGCTTGACAGCAAATCTGCTGCCCGGCGTCTGTTGAAGCAAGGGGGGCTTTACTTGAACAACTCAAGAGTTGATAATGAAAATAAGAGAGTTGAACCTCAAGACATTGTGGATGGGAAACTTCTCCTTTTATCCGCGGGCAAGAAAAACAAGGTTCTTGTACAGATATTAAACGACACCTGA